The genomic segment CGTGAGGGCAAGAGCGCCCAAGGCGAGCGTTGTGAGCAGAACCGTCCGGTGTCGTTGCAGGAAAGACGAGTGCATTTGGGTGCCAAGGCTAGCATGCCCAACGACATGATTGGTATCGGCGATGGCCGGGTCAATGGGCCAGTGTTAAGGCGATTGTCGTCTGATGGGCAGAGAGCTTAAAGCTTGTCCTCGTTCTTATGACTGGAGTTGGCCCTATCGGGGTATGGTGGATCCATGGGAGAAGCCGACCCACAGAGGTCTCATCGGTCAAGCTTCGATGGTCCGTCACTGGATCTGCGCCTCCTGCGCGCACGTGTCCTGAGCGATCTGCGACGAGGGAGCCTTGGCCTTGTTGATGTGTGTGATGCGGATAGGCAACTCCTTGACGCTGCCGCTAGCTTTGGTGTTGTCTTACGCGATGCGTGTCCGGTCTGTGATCAGGAGACACTGCGTCACGTTGCGTACGGCTTTGGTAAAGGGCTGCCGGCCAGTGGCCAGGTGGTTGGCGGCCTGCTCAGTGATTCGTCGATGCTCGGGGTGAGCGATCTCAATGTATGCATCGTAGAGGTCTGTATGGCCTGCCGGTGGAACTTCCTGATCGAACGAAGGTTCAAGCGAACCAAATAGGGAAGCGGCGCGCCAAGGGTGCAGTGCAGCCGAACCTGAACCACTAGTCTGTCTTCGATCGATTCCTGTTGTAGGGGTCGTTGTATTGCTTTCCTGCTCCTTGCACCATCCTTTGGTGGTGTGGTCACTTGGCAGTGTTGTCATCTGACAGAGGAGTCCTGGTGAAGAGCCTGGTCCATAGGAGGTACCTTTGAGAACATATGAGCTAGCCCTGATTACTGACTCCTCGCTTGAGGAGGCGGTTCGTGATGGTGTGACTGAACGAGTCGAGTCGATTATCACGACCGCTGGTGGGTCGATTGGCGAGAAGGCGACGTGGGGACGTCGGACCCTCATCTATCCCATCGCTCACCATCTTGAGGGATTCTATTCATTCCACCGGTTTCAAGCTGAACCGGCGACGGTTACGGAACTCGATCGAGTTCTGTCGATCGCTGATGAGGTCCTCCGCTTCAAGATCGTCCGCCTTCCCGAGCGTGCGATAGAGTCAGGAAAGGCGCCGCTCCTCAAGGGAGCAGCGCGCTAAGACACGAGGACAGGAGAAAATATGTCCGCCGGAAATACCGTTACCTTGATTGGCAATCTCACCAAGGAGCCAGAACTCCGTTTCACCTCGCAAGGTTTGGCCCAGACCACATTTTCTATCGCCGTCAACCGGCGTCGGATGAATCAGCAGACACAGGATTGGGAGGAGTCCACCTCCTTTTTTGAGGTAGTTTGCTGGCGTGAACTCGCTGAGAATGTGGCCGAGAGCCTCGAAAAGGGATCTCGTGCTGTGGTCACTGGTCGCCTTGAACAGCGGACATGGGAGACACCCGATGGTGATAAACGATCCAAGATACAGGTTATAGCCGATGAGGTTGGTCCTTCGCTGCGGTGGGCGACCGCCCAGGTGACCAAGGCAGATCGGCGCACCGGAGGCGCTGGCGATGGCGGTGGCCGTAACGCGGCCCAAGCGAGTGTGCCTGAGCCGTCGATTGGAAGTTTTAACTACGATGAGGAGCCGTTTTAAAAATGGGTAAGAACGCGACGAAGAAGCGGCCGGTCCGCAAGGAGTCCGCTGATGCGCTCAAGAAATTTAAGAAAAAGCCATGTAGTTTTTGCCTGAGCAAGACTGAGTGGATCGACTATAAAGACGTCGAGTTGCTCCGTCGTTACATCAGCGATCGTGCCAAGATCCGCGCACGCCGAGTCACTGGCAACTGCACACAACACCAGGCCGAGGTGGCAAACGCCATCAAGGTGGCGCGCGAACTGGCCTTACTGCCATATCTTGCCCGGCCGACCAACGACCGGGAGCGCGGTCCTGGTGGCGGTGGCCGCGGCCGCAATACTGACCGTCGTGTCCGTAACGAGGATGTCGAAGACGTCGTCGATGTTGATGATGACACCCAAGAGGACGAGTCACAAGAGGAAGAGGAGTAGGCATGGAGCTCATTCTCCGTCAACCAATCACCGGTCTTGGCCGACGAGGTGATCATGTCAAGGTTGCTGATGGGTACGCCCGCAACTATCTGCTCCCTAAGGGGTTGGCCTTGGTGGCTACGCCAAAGGTAGCCCAGCAGGCAGAGTCGATGCGCAAAGCCTCCGCCGAGAAGCATCAGCGCGAACTTGAAGCTGCATCAGAGCTGGCTTCACAGTTGGTGGCCCTCGAGATCAGTGTTGCGAAACGATCCTCACGAGATGGTAAGCTTTTTGGGTCCGTCACGACCGGCGAGATCGCTGAAAAGGTGACAGAACTTTCGGGTGTCACCATCGATCGGCATCAGGTCAATATGTCGGAGCCAATCAAGACGACTGGGACCTTCTCCGTTCCGATCCGGCTGCATCCGGAGGTCGAAGTGGCGATCAACGTCGAAGTCATCGCCGAATCATAGACGAAGCATTCCATGGCGGCGCGTGAGTCGAGAGCGATCAGTGAGACTCGGGTACCGCCACATAGCGTAGAGGCTGAGGACTCGCTCGTTGGCGCGATGCTGCTCTCGCGTGATGCGATTAGTGAAGCGGTTGAACTGGTCAAAGATGATGATTTCTTTCAGCCATCGTTGCGGCATATTTTTGGCGCTCTCTGGCAGTTGTACACCGCTGGGGATCCAACCGATGTCGTCTCTGTCTCCGATCAGCTTAAGCGTTCTGGGGTGCTCGACCAGGTGGGTGGGACCGAGAAGCTGTTACTCCTGCAGGCGTCGACGCCGGCTATCGCGAGCGCGGCGCGCTACGCCCAGATTGTGCGTGACTACTCACTTCTCCGCCGGCTAATCGCTGCGGCCACCGAGATCGCCGAACAGGCCTACGCATCGCCTAACGATGTCCAGGAGATCGTGGACTACGCTGAGGCACGTATTTTTGATGTTGCTAAAGGGAATAATACCGACAATGCGGTTGTCATCCGTGATGTCCTGTGGGAGGCACTCGAAGAGCTCGAGGAGCTCTACGCCCAAGGTGGGAACCAGACCAAGACGGCATCAACAGGGTTTCGGGATCTCGATGAGAAGCTCTCCGGGCTCCACCGGTCCAACCTGATCATCGTAGGTGCTCGTCCTGGCATGGGGAAGACCTCCTTTGCGCTGTCGATGGCGTCGAAGGTGGCGGAGAACTCGGAGGATCCGGTGTTGATCTTCTCGCTCGAGATGAGTCGCATCGAGATCGGCCAACGTCTGCTGGCGGGCGAGGCGAGAGTCGACTCGATGAAGATTCGTAGCGGGCGTCTCGTCGAGCGGGAGTGGGACCGTATCTCGCACGCCGCTGGGCGGTTGGCGGAGCGCAAGATCTTTATCGATGATGACCCCAATATCACCGTGTTGGATATCCGAGCGCGATCGCGGCGGCTGAAGGCTAATGAGGGGCTCTCATTGGTGATGATCGACTACCTCCAGCTCATGTCGTCCAGAAAGAACGTGGAGTCGCGTCAGGTTGAGGTCTCAGAGATCTCACGAGGGCTTAAGCTCCTCGCTCGTGAGCTTGATGTGCCGGTGATTGCGCTCTCTCAGCTCTCTCGCAACTTGGAGAGTCGCTCGGATAAGCGGCCGTTGTTGGCCGATCTGCGGGAGTCAGGTTGTCTGGCGTGGGATACGCAAGTCCAGTTAGACGATGGCACCACCGAGACGATTGGGATGTTGTGGGCTAAAGGCACCCAACAGTTTGGATTGTTGTCAGCGACGCCAGGGGCTGCACCGTTGCGCTCGGTTGCCAAGCGAGTGGTTGCCACTGGGGTTAAACCGCTGATCCGGATTGAGTTCGATGACGGCACCCACCTCGATGCCACCGCAAATCATCCGCTCGCGACCCCGCAAGGATTTGTACGGGTCATGGCGCTGAAAGTCGGTGATCGAGTGATCGCTCTCGACGAGAGAACGGCCACGGTGACGAAGGTGATCATCGCTCTTGCACCGTTACCGCCAGAGTTGGTCTTCGACATCGAGGTGCTCGAGAGTCACTGTTTCTACGCGAACGGCGCCCTTGTGCATAACTCGCTGGAACAGGACGCAGATATCGTCATGTTCATCTATCGGGACGAGGCGTATCGACCGGACAGCCCTGACCGTGGTGTCGCTGAGATCATCATCGCAAAACACCGCAGCGGCCCTGTGGGGACGGTACATCTCGCCTTTATGGAGAACTGGGCGCTCTTCGCCGACATCGCCCAAGGGTAGACGACCTAGTATCGCCATGGACTACGATACCGTAGTGTGCGACGTGCGTCGGTTGATCAGTTGCAGGCCTGATGCTGGCCGATACGGTGCTGGTGATCATGTGTGGCACGCTCCATGGCGGGGTGCGGCGTGGTGCTCGGGGCCTCGTCTCTGTAGGGAATAGTGCTCAAGAGCTCGGAGAGTGAGTAGATGAGCAGAATGGCGAAGCCAAACTGAAAGAGCACCTCTCCAGGCATCAAGACGTTGATGCCGTTGTCGGGCAGAGAGAACATCGCCAAGAGGCCACCGACAAACTGGATGATGATCATGGCCCAGTTCAGCCCACTGTGGACGAAACGCAGCGTGATCCAGATCGAAAGGCCGAGCTGGACCAAGAAGAGGACAGCCCCAAGAGTCATGTGGGCCCAATTGAAAAAGGTATTCCAGGTGTAGGGGGTGAGCATGACGCCGGCCATCAGGATCCCGATCGCAAAAAAAGCTGCTCGTACGGTAGTCAACGGCTGTACCCCGCGAGGCAAGAGGTTGCCCAGGTGTACGATCAACCAAATGCAGATCAAGAAGCCGACCGCCAACGGGAAGAAGGTTGCAAGATGAACAAGGTAGTAACTGATGCCGTAGACGTTGACTTCGTAGGTTGGCAAGATGATGCCGTCGACCAGAAGGGCACCAAAGAGAGCGAGGTAGGCGGCCATCAGAACTTTGATCGCGTGTTCTCGCATCGTACCTCCTGTCCTTGGGTCTACAGCCCCATGTCCTCGGCCCTCGCATCTAATTGTAATATACAACCATTATACCATAAGCAAGCGGCTGGCGTCATCTATGCGTAGTGAACGGGGTCGACTGGGGCACCTTGGAGACCCTGAGAACCGTCATGAGGCTATAACTTGGCCCCATGACGTCGCCCGCTAGACTGACCCTCCGGAGGATGCTACTTGAGAGTCATTTGGGAGAGGTTGAGAACTGAGGATCGAGTCCTCTCGGTCTGCGTGGTAGCTATCGCGATCACCCTTTTTCTTCCGTGGCATACGTACGCGATTTTGAGCATGACTGGCACGACCGATGGCTTTCATAGTTGGGGATTGCTGACGGCGCTCGGTGTGCTGTTGCTCGCATTTGTGCTCACATCAGATGGCGAGTTCGTTGCTCGGCACACTCCTCGGATATCGCTTGCTTCATGGAGGGTGATCGGGGCGGCGCTGATGTTCGGTGGGGCTGCGCTGTACTTGACGATCGGGCCTGGCTCCTATCACTCCACCGAGGTTCCGGTGGCATATGGACCATCCTACGGTGTCTACTTGGCGTTCTTAATAGGGTTGGCGGCGTTGTTGTTGACGTTTCGCCAGGGAAGGAAATCGATATCTTGAAGAAGTTGCTTCTAGTGATCCCCTTAGGGGGACTTTTGCTCGCTGCCTGCGGCTCGACCAGTACGAGCAATCCGGTGAGTGCTGGTGCGGCGACGTTGACGAGTCAGGAGGTGCACTTCTGTTTCGTCACCCAGGCCACGAGTGGCGCTGATAGTACGCAGCTTCAGGGTTGTGGCGACCAGAACTACGACGCCCACCTCGCCTCGGCAAACTTGACGAGTTCGGTCAGTCTCTCTGGACAGAGCCAGAGCGAG from the Ferrimicrobium sp. genome contains:
- the dnaB gene encoding replicative DNA helicase, which translates into the protein MAARESRAISETRVPPHSVEAEDSLVGAMLLSRDAISEAVELVKDDDFFQPSLRHIFGALWQLYTAGDPTDVVSVSDQLKRSGVLDQVGGTEKLLLLQASTPAIASAARYAQIVRDYSLLRRLIAAATEIAEQAYASPNDVQEIVDYAEARIFDVAKGNNTDNAVVIRDVLWEALEELEELYAQGGNQTKTASTGFRDLDEKLSGLHRSNLIIVGARPGMGKTSFALSMASKVAENSEDPVLIFSLEMSRIEIGQRLLAGEARVDSMKIRSGRLVEREWDRISHAAGRLAERKIFIDDDPNITVLDIRARSRRLKANEGLSLVMIDYLQLMSSRKNVESRQVEVSEISRGLKLLARELDVPVIALSQLSRNLESRSDKRPLLADLRESGCLAWDTQVQLDDGTTETIGMLWAKGTQQFGLLSATPGAAPLRSVAKRVVATGVKPLIRIEFDDGTHLDATANHPLATPQGFVRVMALKVGDRVIALDERTATVTKVIIALAPLPPELVFDIEVLESHCFYANGALVHNSLEQDADIVMFIYRDEAYRPDSPDRGVAEIIIAKHRSGPVGTVHLAFMENWALFADIAQG
- a CDS encoding DUF5318 family protein, which encodes MGEADPQRSHRSSFDGPSLDLRLLRARVLSDLRRGSLGLVDVCDADRQLLDAAASFGVVLRDACPVCDQETLRHVAYGFGKGLPASGQVVGGLLSDSSMLGVSDLNVCIVEVCMACRWNFLIERRFKRTK
- the rplI gene encoding 50S ribosomal protein L9 gives rise to the protein MELILRQPITGLGRRGDHVKVADGYARNYLLPKGLALVATPKVAQQAESMRKASAEKHQRELEAASELASQLVALEISVAKRSSRDGKLFGSVTTGEIAEKVTELSGVTIDRHQVNMSEPIKTTGTFSVPIRLHPEVEVAINVEVIAES
- the rpsF gene encoding 30S ribosomal protein S6; the protein is MRTYELALITDSSLEEAVRDGVTERVESIITTAGGSIGEKATWGRRTLIYPIAHHLEGFYSFHRFQAEPATVTELDRVLSIADEVLRFKIVRLPERAIESGKAPLLKGAAR
- the ssb gene encoding single-stranded DNA-binding protein encodes the protein MSAGNTVTLIGNLTKEPELRFTSQGLAQTTFSIAVNRRRMNQQTQDWEESTSFFEVVCWRELAENVAESLEKGSRAVVTGRLEQRTWETPDGDKRSKIQVIADEVGPSLRWATAQVTKADRRTGGAGDGGGRNAAQASVPEPSIGSFNYDEEPF